The proteins below come from a single Alligator mississippiensis isolate rAllMis1 chromosome 2, rAllMis1, whole genome shotgun sequence genomic window:
- the NKX2-8 gene encoding homeobox protein Nkx-2.8, which yields MATPGRASFTVRSLLDLPEQEASNIPRGAEPPAPEPYGEWLEADRSHYPSSEESGPEPSPRGPALPPGAAKKKKRRVLFSKAQTLELERRFRQQRYLSAPEREQLARLLRLTPTQVKIWFQNHRYKMKRAKAEAPGGGGGDAGQPGLLRRVVVPVLVRDGQPCHGCAPSPPARDKPSYGCGTRTAVPGPGYHAFPPGALGLFPACQHLAPPALVSWTW from the exons ATGGCCACCCCCGGCAGGGCCAGCTTCACCGTGAGGAGCCTCCTGGACCTGCCCGAGCAGGAGGCGAGCAACATCCCGCGGGGCGCCGAGCCGCCCGCCCCGGAGCCCTACGGCGAATGGCTGGAGGCGGACCGGAGCCACTACCCGT cgTCGGAAGAGAGCGGGCCGGAGCCGAGCCCGCGGGGCCCCGCGCTGCCGCCGGGCGCCGCCAAGAAGAAGAAGCGGCgggtgctgttctccaaggcGCAGACGCTGGAGCTGGAGCGGCGGTTCCGGCAGCAGCGCTACCTGTCGGCGCCCGAGCGGGAGCAGCTGGCCCGCCTGCTCCGCCTCACGCCCACGCAGGTGAAGATCTGGTTCCAGAACCACCGCTACAAGATGAAGCGGGCCAAGGCCGAGGcccccggaggcggcggcggcgacgcGGGACAGCCCGGCCTGCTGCGGAGGGTGGTGGTGCCGGTGCTGGTGCGCGACGGGCAGCCCTGCCACGGCTGCGCGCCCAGCCCGCCGGCCCGGGACAAGCCAAGCTACGGCTGCGGCACACGGACCGCGGTCCCCGGGCCGGGCTACCACGCCTTCCCGCCCGGCGCCCTCGGCCTCTTCCCCGCCTGCCAGCACTTAGCGCCCCCGGCCCTCGTCTCCTGGACCTGGTGA